In the genome of Perca fluviatilis chromosome 4, GENO_Pfluv_1.0, whole genome shotgun sequence, one region contains:
- the LOC120557829 gene encoding histone H3-like, producing the protein MARTKQTARKSTGGKAPRKQLATKAARKSAPATGGVKKPHRYRPGTVALREIRRYQKSTELLIRKLPFQRLVREIAQDFKTDLRFQSSAVMALQEASEAYLVGLFEDTNLCAIHAKRVTIMPEDIQLARRIRGERA; encoded by the exons ATGGCCAGAACCAAGCAGACTGCCCGTAAATCAACCGGAGGTAAAGCCCCCAGGAAGCAGCTGGCCACCAAGGCTGCCCGTAAGAGCGCCCCGGCCACCGGCGGCGTGAAGAAGCCTCACCGTTACAGGCCCGGTACCGTGGCTCTGAGAGAGATCCGTCGCTACCAGAAATCCACGGAGCTGCTGATCCGCAAGCTGCCCTTCCAGCGCCTGGTCCGAGAAATCGCTCAGGACTTCAAGACCGACCTGCGCTTCCAGAGCTCCGCCGTCATGGCTCTGCAGGAGGCCAGCGAGGCTTACCTG GTCGGCCTGTTCGAGGACACCAACCTGTGCGCCATCCACGCCAAGAGGGTCACCATCATGCCCGAAGACATCCAGCTGGCCCGCCGCATCCGTGGAGAGAGGGCTtaa
- the LOC120557833 gene encoding histone H2A-like, giving the protein MSGRGKTGGKARAKAKTRSSRAGLQFPVGRVHRLLRKGNYAQRVGAGAPVYLAAVLEYLTAEILELAGNAARDNKKTRIIPRHLQLAVRNDEELNKLLGGVTIAQGGVLPNIQAVLLPKKTEKPAKK; this is encoded by the coding sequence ATGTCTGGACGAGGGAAAACCGGAGGAAAAGCCAGAGCGAAGGCCAAGACTCGCTCCTCCCGTGCTGGGCTCCAGTTCCCGGTCGGCCGTGTTCACAGGCTGCTCCGCAAAGGAAACTACGCTCAGCGTGTAGGAGCCGGCGCCCCCGTCTACCTGGCGGCTGTGCTGGAGTACCTGACCGCTGAGATCCTGGAGCTGGCTGGAAACGCTGCCCGCGACAACAAGAAGACCCGTATCATCCCCCGTCACCTGCAGCTGGCTGTCCGCAACGACGAGGAGCTTAACAAGCTGCTGGGCGGAGTGACCATCGCTCAGGGCGGCGTGCTGCCCAACATCCAGGCCGTCCTGCTGCCCAAAAAGACCGAGAAGCCCGCTAAGAAGTAA
- the LOC120557824 gene encoding histone H1-like, giving the protein MAEEAPAVPAAKAPAKAPKKKAAPRVKSDGPSLPKLILDAVTESKDRKGTSLPAIKKTLATKGIDLEKANKRINTAVKKLVTDGKLVQNKGIGASGSFKLPKAQPKAAKTGKKAPVKVKKPAAKSPQKKTAAKKTAVKKTAAKKTVAKKPAAKKPAAKKSPVKKAAKKPAVKSTPKKAAPKKVAKKKTPVKKAPAKKAAAKKSKK; this is encoded by the coding sequence ATGGCAGAAGAAGCTCCAGCAGTTCCCGCGGCGAAAGCCCCGGCCAAAGCTCCAAAGAAGAAGGCAGCTCCCCGGGTAAAGAGTGACGGGCCCTCCCTCCCGAAGCTCATCCTTGACGCCGTGACTGAGTCCAAGGACCGTAAAGGCACCTCGCTTCCGGCTATCAAAAAGACGTTGGCCACCAAAGGCATCGACCTGGAAAAAGCCAACAAACGCATCAACACCGCGGTGAAGAAGCTGGTGACCGACGGTAAACTGGTCCAGAATAAAGGGATTGGGGCTTCCGGATCCTTCAAGCTCCCCAAGGCTCAGCCTAAAGCCGCCAAAACAGGCAAGAAAGCTCCCGTTAAGGTGAAGAAACCCGCTGCCAAGTCCCCGCAGAAGAAAACCGCAGCTAAGAAAACTGCAGTGAAGAAGACCGCAGCCAAGAAAACCGTCGCTAAGAAACCAGCAGCCAAGAAACCAGCAGCCAAGAAGTCTCCTGTGAAGAAAGCGGCCAAGAAGCCAGCAGTGAAATCTACTCCCAAGAAGGCTGCTCCTAAAAAGGTcgcaaagaagaagactcctgtgaAGAAAGCTCCGGCAAAGAAAGCTGCAGCGAAGAAGTCCAAGAAGTAA
- the LOC120557836 gene encoding histone H2B-like encodes MPAEATVKAPKKGSKKAVTKTAAKSGKKRRKSRKESYAIYVYKVLKQVHPDTGISSKAMGIMNSFVSDIFERIAGEASRLAHYNKRSTITSREIQTAVRLLLPGELAKHAVSEGTKAVTKYTSSK; translated from the coding sequence ATGCCAGCAGAAGCCACCGTGAAAGCGCCCAAGAAGGGCTCCAAGAAAGCCGTGACTAAGACCGCCGCCAAGAGCGgcaagaagaggagaaagagcaggaaggagagctacGCCATCTACGTGTACAAGGTGCTGAAGCAGGTCCACCCCGACACCGGTATCTCATCCAAGGCCATGGGTATCATGAACTCGTTTGTGAGCGACATCTTTGAGCGCATCGCCGGTGAGGCCTCCCGTCTGGCTCACTACAACAAGCGCTCCACCATCACTTCCAGGGAGATCCAGACCGCCGTGAGGCTGCTGCTCCCCGGGGAGCTGGCCAAGCACGCCGTGTCTGAGGGCACCAAGGCCGTCACCAAGTACACCAGCTCCAAGTAA